The following coding sequences lie in one Apium graveolens cultivar Ventura chromosome 3, ASM990537v1, whole genome shotgun sequence genomic window:
- the LOC141711014 gene encoding putative EG45-like domain containing protein 1 isoform X2, protein MLHQGQATFYTNYVPSACYGNHDSGVMIAAASDPLWNNGAICGKTFTVTCTGPANPVPHPCTGKSVTVKIVDHCPGCGGTLDLSKEAFTAIANPVAGVIKIDYQ, encoded by the exons ATGCTACACCAGGGACAAGCAACTTTCTATACAAACTACGTTC CGTCTGCATGTTACGGAAACCACGATAGCGGGGTAATGATTGCAGCAGCGAGTGATCCGTTGTGGAATAATGGAGCTATATGTGGAAAAACATTTACTGTTACATGCACAGGGCCAGCTAATCCGGTACCTCACCCTTGCACCGGCAAAAGTGTGACCGTAAAAATTGTTGATCATTGCCCTGGTTGCGGCGGTACCCTGGATCTCTCCAAAGAGGCCTTTACCGCTATTGCAAACCCGGTTGCAGGAGTTATCAAGATTGATTACCAATAG
- the LOC141711014 gene encoding putative EG45-like domain containing protein 1 isoform X1, with protein MASIVMNVFLVISVLSVILSTAYATPGTSNFLYKLPSACYGNHDSGVMIAAASDPLWNNGAICGKTFTVTCTGPANPVPHPCTGKSVTVKIVDHCPGCGGTLDLSKEAFTAIANPVAGVIKIDYQ; from the exons ATGGCAAGTATTGTGATGAATGTTTTCTTAGTCATAAGCGTTCTTTCGGTCATACTCTCAACGGCTTATGCTACACCAGGGACAAGCAACTTTCTATACAAACTAC CGTCTGCATGTTACGGAAACCACGATAGCGGGGTAATGATTGCAGCAGCGAGTGATCCGTTGTGGAATAATGGAGCTATATGTGGAAAAACATTTACTGTTACATGCACAGGGCCAGCTAATCCGGTACCTCACCCTTGCACCGGCAAAAGTGTGACCGTAAAAATTGTTGATCATTGCCCTGGTTGCGGCGGTACCCTGGATCTCTCCAAAGAGGCCTTTACCGCTATTGCAAACCCGGTTGCAGGAGTTATCAAGATTGATTACCAATAG
- the LOC141711013 gene encoding RING-H2 finger protein ATL13-like encodes MNQFSLHSNYRKLLSPSHQPFSSEAPPSSDMFNLNNMVSPTILLIIIILAIIFFISGLLHLLLRFLPRPLYRDPDEFDDATALHGPLQQLFHLHDAGVDQTFIDTLPIFSYKSIIGVKDPFDCAVCLCEFEGEDKLRLLPKCSHAFHMDCVDTWLLSHSTCPLCRSCLLSDFSSYNSNYRSPLLLILESGSETSRDIVSNRDANLEGSRIHPYLDVEEFGSGRVEISSKSCENNMKEDENDQEKNNCGGEKVVTVKLGKFKNVEGRYIEESSNGNNSNVDARRCFSMGSFEYVMDEDTLLKVPVKTPMKKLSSKKPSLPLFPGKRLAMSECDCESRRYIDEFEAFRGFNKNAGTSSNISTDADTGNGKSQRESCSISKIWIRGKKDKLDSSKEETSRRVSSLRFPLQNMVPADKMMAKKCGDDSRRTASEIDIGKWGNGGSEMSFDEENQSCNSLESQANTQSFPRRTLLWLMGRQNKVVHSAFPTNV; translated from the coding sequence ATGAACCAGTTCTCCCTTCACAGTAATTACAGAAAGTTACTCTCTCCGTCGCACCAGCCATTTTCTAGTGAAGCACCGCCAAGCTCCGATATGTTTAATTTAAACAACATGGTTAGTCCAACTATTCTGCTAATCATCATAATACTAGCTATTATTTTTTTCATTTCTGGTTTGCTTCATCTTTTACTTAGATTTCTCCCTAGGCCTTTATATCGAGACCCTGATGAGTTTGATGATGCCACAGCCCTTCATGGCCCGTTACAACAACTATTTCATTTACATGATGCTGGAGTTGATCAAACTTTTATTGACACTTTGCCTATATTTAGTTATAAATCTATTATTGGTGTGAAAGATCCATTTGATTGCGCTGTTTGTTTGTGTGAATTTGAGGGCGAAGATAAGCTTAGATTGTTGCCTAAATGTAGCCATGCTTTTCATATGGATTGTGTAGATACATGGTTGCTATCTCACTCTACTTGTCCACTTTGTCGATCTTGTTTACTCTCTGATTTTTCCTCGTACAATAGTAATTATCGTTCTCCGCTGCTTCTTATTCTTGAATCTGGTAGTGAGACTTCAAGAGATATTGTTAGTAATAGAGATGCTAATTTAGAAGGTTCAAGAATCCATCCCTATTTGGATGTTGAGGAATTTGGATCAGGCCGGGTTGAGATATCTAGTAAATCATGCGAAAATAATATGAAAGAGGATGAAAATGATCAAGAAAAGAACAACTGTGGAGGGGAAAAAGTTGTGACAGTTAAACTTGGGAAATTCAAAAATGTTGAGGGAAGATATATAGAAGAAAGTAGTAATGGTAATAACAGTAATGTTGATGCTAGAAGATGTTTTTCGATGGGGTCATTTGAGTATGTAATGGATGAGGATACACTATTAAAAGTACCTGTAAAGACCCCAATGAAGAAACTGTCAAGCAAGAAGCCTTCTCTACCGTTGTTTCCAGGTAAAAGGCTAGCAATGTCCGAGTGTGACTGTGAATCAAGAAGATATATCGATGAGTTTGAAGCATTTAGAGGATTTAATAAAAATGCTGGTACAAGCAGTAACATCAGCACCGATGCTGATACTGGAAATGGGAAAAGCCAAAGAGAGAGTTGTTCGATCTCCAAAATATGGATCAGGGGAAAAAAAGACAAGCTTGATTCAAGTAAAGAGGAGACTTCTAGACGAGTTTCTTCGTTGAGGTTTCCGTTGCAGAATATGGTTCCTGCTGACAAAATGATGGCCAAGAAATGTGGGGATGATAGCAGGAGGACTGCTTCTGAAATTGATATTGGGAAGTGGGGAAATGGAGGGAGTGAAATGAGTTTTGATGAAGAAAATCAAAGCTGCAATAGTTTAGAGTCTCAAGCAAACACACAGTCTTTTCCTAGGAGGACTCTCCTTTGGCTCATGGGAAGACAGAACAAGGTGGTGCACTCAGCATTTCCCACCAATGTTTGA